Proteins encoded in a region of the Mycoplasmoides pirum ATCC 25960 genome:
- a CDS encoding ABC transporter permease: MNNSNERKISQSIEINDESFKFVDIYRLNRVDQIVGKPSHYSIEILRRFFKNKWATGLLFLLLIIIFTAIIAPLVSPYDPYIPISNAGSLGSNLPPRLSLNDYPEVVIAGKQYLIDQYMNLPKGFLVKFEPISDLPGWFRITISPYHLDSLKDKISILGTDGGGIDIWTKLWTSVGISLGIALAIAVSATLIGVIYGSIAGSFAGRTVDIVMMRIVDIITGVPTLVWLIILGAVITGSSSGTISNVSIIPALIFVSWMSPANATRTYILKNKDAEYIQATRSLGGSQTRIIFMHMIPVVMGRLAVIFVNLIPLAIFYEASLVFIGLKSSTELGLGIMLNDAWQVTNSALIAAPIVTFSLITISAQIIANALNDSIDPRIIGRN, from the coding sequence ATGAATAATTCAAATGAAAGAAAAATATCACAATCTATTGAAATAAATGACGAAAGTTTTAAATTTGTTGATATTTATCGTTTAAATCGTGTAGATCAAATTGTTGGGAAACCTAGCCATTATTCTATTGAAATTTTGCGACGTTTTTTTAAAAATAAATGAGCTACAGGTTTGTTATTTTTATTATTAATAATAATTTTTACTGCAATTATTGCTCCCTTAGTTTCACCATATGATCCTTATATTCCTATTAGTAATGCTGGTTCATTGGGATCTAACTTACCTCCAAGATTATCACTAAATGATTATCCAGAAGTAGTTATTGCTGGCAAACAATATTTGATTGATCAGTATATGAATTTACCTAAAGGTTTTCTTGTAAAATTTGAACCAATATCAGATTTACCTGGTTGATTTAGAATAACTATTTCACCATACCATTTAGACTCCTTAAAAGACAAAATTTCAATTCTAGGAACTGATGGTGGTGGAATTGATATTTGAACAAAATTATGAACATCTGTAGGAATTTCATTGGGAATTGCTTTAGCAATTGCAGTTTCTGCCACTTTAATTGGTGTAATTTATGGTTCAATAGCTGGAAGCTTTGCTGGAAGAACTGTAGACATTGTTATGATGCGAATTGTTGATATTATTACAGGAGTTCCTACATTAGTTTGATTAATTATCTTAGGTGCTGTTATAACAGGTTCATCATCTGGAACAATATCAAATGTGTCAATAATTCCTGCTTTAATATTTGTAAGTTGAATGTCACCAGCGAATGCTACTAGAACTTATATTTTAAAAAATAAAGATGCTGAATACATTCAAGCAACAAGAAGTTTAGGCGGTAGCCAAACTAGAATTATTTTTATGCATATGATTCCTGTTGTGATGGGGCGTCTAGCTGTTATTTTTGTTAACTTAATTCCTTTAGCTATTTTTTATGAAGCTTCTTTGGTATTTATAGGTTTGAAATCATCAACTGAATTAGGATTAGGTATCATGTTAAATGATGCTTGACAAGTTACAAATAGTGCTTTGATTGCTGCGCCAATTGTTACATTTTCCTTAATTACAATTTCAGCCCAAATTATTGCAAATGCATTAAATGACTCAATTGACCCTAGAATTATAGGAAGAAACTAA
- a CDS encoding cation-translocating P-type ATPase yields MSQKSINVDQLNEEKIENLLNTDINRGLSSIEANERLKKFGKNLLPEKKEINFFILLIKQFKDLMMLILMGAIIASFVVAIISGVNNSWNFDENLIIEFVQPFIIILVVITNALLGAFQERKSERAIKSLKKLSILNSKVIRDGKLISISSSNLVVGDVLVLEAGDQVGADAKLVLDSNLKVIESALTGESLPILKDSKALVNESMPIGDQLNKVFSSCSVVSGSGTAIVYATGKNTQIGNIAKLLNEEKIALTPLQMKLNKLSSIFGYVGIGLFVLTFIIQIAILGFANISNTWSIALVGSISLAVAAIPEGLSAFTTVILSLGIRNMAKQQALIKNLSAVETLGSTAVICTDKTGTLTENKIQVVNIWTQEDGELLDNPKSSHLNLIEKSILCTDASINIKDGNYEYVGDPTETALIFYGMNNKLDKKELIEKYPRLKVIPFDSKTKTMTVVNAFNDKNIVIVKGAPEIILDQCINVDKETINKIIQNFSKQAYRTLAIAFKTIVPSNTDELLENDLKNDLNFLGVVAMIDPPRTEIKSSIQECWHAGIKPVMITGDHIDTAISIAKDIGIMRSDSLAIDGPSLNTLSDDQLKNNIEKYSVFARVNPSDKLRIVKAWQSNDQVVAMTGDGVNDAPALKAADIGCAMGITGTDVSKDASDMILMDDNFTTIISSVKNGRRIYHSIRKVVQNLLISSIAEILVVFFGLIVLGTIYQSQIKLYDPNFEILSALQLLWVNLLVHGVPGVALGIQQSNVNVMNKRPFSKYESIFARRMGIDLIWQGFLIGFLSLLAYSLGIEYALNSNNVEIAKQFNLFGSSASFLVIGIAASIHALNLMNEKSILKSNVVFYKLIYLSVLFSVSMILLVAFIPQIAPIFNMTSMIFDYPILIGYGIGFALIPTFLIEMQKFVLNLLNKKKTDQILINDFQMIPRPKSIFKNFLSK; encoded by the coding sequence ATGTCGCAAAAATCTATAAATGTAGATCAACTCAATGAAGAAAAAATAGAGAATTTATTAAACACAGATATAAATAGGGGTTTATCTTCTATTGAGGCAAATGAAAGATTAAAAAAATTTGGTAAAAATCTTTTGCCAGAAAAAAAAGAAATTAATTTTTTCATTCTTTTAATTAAACAATTTAAAGATTTAATGATGCTAATTTTGATGGGAGCTATTATAGCGTCATTTGTTGTTGCTATAATAAGCGGAGTTAATAATAGTTGAAATTTTGATGAAAACTTAATAATTGAATTTGTTCAACCTTTTATAATTATTTTAGTTGTAATCACTAATGCTTTATTAGGAGCTTTTCAAGAACGCAAATCAGAACGTGCAATTAAATCCCTAAAAAAATTAAGCATTCTTAATTCAAAAGTTATTAGAGATGGAAAATTAATTTCAATTTCATCATCAAATTTAGTTGTTGGAGATGTTTTAGTTTTAGAGGCTGGTGATCAAGTAGGCGCTGATGCTAAATTAGTTTTAGATTCAAATTTAAAAGTAATTGAATCTGCTTTAACGGGCGAATCTCTTCCTATTTTAAAAGATTCTAAAGCGTTAGTTAATGAATCTATGCCTATTGGTGATCAATTAAATAAAGTTTTTAGTAGTTGCTCTGTGGTTTCGGGTAGTGGAACTGCAATAGTGTATGCTACAGGTAAAAATACTCAAATCGGAAACATTGCTAAATTATTAAATGAAGAAAAAATTGCTTTAACACCATTACAAATGAAATTAAACAAATTATCTTCAATTTTTGGTTATGTTGGCATTGGATTATTTGTATTAACTTTTATTATTCAAATAGCAATTTTAGGTTTTGCTAACATTAGCAATACTTGATCAATTGCTTTAGTTGGTTCCATATCATTAGCAGTAGCTGCTATTCCTGAAGGTTTATCTGCATTTACAACAGTGATTCTTTCATTAGGAATTAGAAATATGGCAAAGCAGCAAGCATTAATTAAAAATTTATCTGCTGTTGAGACTCTTGGTAGTACTGCGGTCATATGTACTGACAAAACTGGAACACTAACTGAAAATAAAATACAAGTTGTTAATATTTGAACTCAAGAAGATGGCGAGCTTTTAGATAATCCTAAATCATCGCATCTTAATTTAATAGAAAAATCTATTCTTTGTACTGATGCATCAATTAATATTAAAGATGGTAATTATGAATATGTTGGTGATCCCACAGAAACAGCTTTAATTTTTTACGGAATGAACAATAAACTTGATAAGAAAGAATTAATTGAAAAATACCCAAGACTTAAAGTTATTCCATTTGATTCAAAAACTAAAACGATGACTGTTGTAAATGCATTTAATGATAAAAATATAGTAATTGTTAAAGGTGCGCCGGAAATTATTTTAGATCAATGTATCAACGTTGATAAAGAAACGATTAATAAAATTATTCAAAATTTTTCTAAACAAGCTTATAGAACTTTAGCTATAGCATTTAAAACAATTGTTCCATCAAATACTGATGAATTACTTGAAAATGATTTGAAAAATGATTTAAATTTTTTAGGTGTAGTAGCAATGATAGATCCGCCTAGAACAGAAATAAAATCATCAATTCAAGAATGCTGACATGCTGGAATAAAACCAGTAATGATAACTGGGGATCATATTGATACTGCTATTTCAATTGCAAAAGATATTGGAATAATGCGTTCAGATAGTTTAGCAATTGACGGTCCATCTTTGAATACATTATCAGATGATCAGCTAAAAAATAACATAGAAAAATATTCGGTTTTTGCACGTGTAAATCCATCCGATAAATTGCGTATTGTTAAAGCTTGACAGTCAAATGATCAAGTTGTTGCAATGACGGGCGATGGAGTTAATGATGCTCCGGCATTAAAAGCTGCAGACATTGGATGTGCAATGGGAATTACAGGCACAGATGTTTCTAAAGATGCTTCAGATATGATTTTGATGGATGATAATTTTACAACTATTATTTCATCTGTAAAAAACGGAAGAAGAATTTATCATTCTATCCGTAAAGTAGTTCAAAATTTATTAATAAGTAGCATAGCAGAAATATTAGTAGTATTTTTTGGACTAATAGTTTTAGGAACTATTTATCAATCCCAAATTAAATTATATGACCCAAATTTTGAAATTCTTAGTGCTTTGCAATTATTATGAGTTAATTTATTAGTTCACGGCGTTCCAGGTGTAGCTTTAGGTATACAACAATCAAATGTTAATGTTATGAATAAAAGACCTTTTAGCAAATATGAAAGTATTTTTGCTAGACGAATGGGAATTGATTTGATTTGGCAAGGATTTTTAATTGGTTTTTTATCTTTGTTGGCTTATAGTTTAGGTATTGAATATGCATTAAATTCAAATAATGTTGAAATTGCAAAACAATTTAATTTGTTTGGTTCATCTGCTAGTTTTTTAGTGATAGGTATTGCGGCTTCTATTCATGCATTAAATTTAATGAATGAAAAATCAATATTGAAATCTAATGTTGTTTTTTATAAATTAATATATTTGTCTGTTTTATTTAGTGTAAGCATGATTTTATTAGTTGCATTTATTCCTCAAATTGCACCAATATTTAATATGACTAGCATGATTTTTGATTATCCTATACTAATAGGTTATGGTATTGGTTTTGCATTAATTCCAACTTTTTTAATTGAAATGCAAAAATTTGTTTTAAATTTATTAAACAAGAAAAAAACAGATCAAATTTTAATTAATGATTTCCAAATGATTCCAAGACCTAAATCTATTTTTAAAAATTTTTTATCTAAATAA
- a CDS encoding ABC transporter ATP-binding protein, translating into MNFDKNLFVVDSNKKLQKDEILKIDNLKVNFKIKDGILQAVRGVSLTVRRGQIVGIVGESGSGKSVCVKSLIGFNDNATIEADSLNLCDIDLTKLKKRSWTFIRGSYVSYIPQDPLMSLNPTKKIGSQVAEAVLVSEHRKFIQQKKLLSKKDPEYINKLNSYKKAYKEAKKPENVKKKVIEILNFIGIKDSESRMHSYPHEFSGGMRQRIVIAIAVATRPDLIIADEPTTALDVTIQAKVLDLIKKLRDEFNITIIFISHNIALVANFCDYIYVMYAGKILEQGKTEEIFLNPQHPYTWALISSIPNENAKNEKLIAIPGTPPNLVSPPKGDAFASRNRYAMKIDFEYEPPLFDITNTHKAATWLLHPDSPKIDIPEEVQMKIEQSRSSFKLYIEKKKTEETQRLNNATNNLTNNSNDDISLENNKQGN; encoded by the coding sequence ATGAACTTTGATAAAAATTTATTTGTTGTTGATTCAAATAAAAAATTACAAAAAGATGAAATTTTAAAAATCGATAATTTAAAAGTTAACTTCAAGATAAAAGATGGCATTTTGCAAGCAGTTCGTGGCGTAAGTTTAACTGTTCGTCGTGGACAAATTGTTGGAATTGTAGGTGAATCAGGTAGTGGTAAATCAGTTTGTGTAAAATCTTTAATTGGTTTTAATGATAATGCAACTATTGAAGCTGATTCGTTAAACTTGTGCGATATTGATTTAACTAAATTAAAAAAACGTTCTTGAACTTTTATTAGAGGTAGTTATGTATCTTATATTCCACAAGATCCATTGATGTCTTTAAATCCAACAAAAAAAATAGGTAGTCAAGTTGCAGAAGCTGTTTTAGTTTCTGAACATCGCAAATTTATTCAACAAAAAAAATTACTATCTAAAAAAGATCCTGAATATATTAACAAACTTAATTCTTATAAAAAAGCATACAAAGAAGCAAAAAAACCTGAAAATGTTAAGAAAAAAGTTATAGAAATTTTAAATTTTATAGGAATTAAAGATTCTGAATCAAGAATGCATTCTTATCCACATGAATTTTCTGGGGGAATGCGTCAGAGAATTGTTATAGCTATTGCAGTAGCAACTAGACCAGATTTAATTATTGCTGATGAACCAACAACTGCATTGGACGTAACTATACAAGCAAAAGTTTTAGATTTGATTAAAAAACTTCGTGATGAATTTAATATTACGATTATTTTTATATCTCATAATATAGCATTAGTTGCTAATTTTTGTGATTATATATATGTGATGTATGCTGGTAAAATTCTTGAACAAGGAAAAACAGAAGAAATTTTTTTAAACCCTCAACACCCTTATACTTGAGCATTAATTTCTTCTATTCCTAATGAAAATGCTAAAAATGAAAAATTAATTGCAATTCCTGGAACACCACCAAATTTAGTATCTCCACCAAAAGGTGATGCATTTGCTTCTAGAAATCGTTACGCTATGAAAATAGATTTTGAGTATGAACCTCCTTTATTCGATATTACAAATACTCATAAAGCTGCAACATGATTATTACATCCAGATTCACCAAAAATTGATATTCCCGAAGAAGTTCAAATGAAAATTGAACAATCTCGTTCATCATTTAAACTATATATAGAAAAAAAGAAAACTGAAGAAACTCAAAGATTAAATAATGCAACTAATAATCTTACAAATAATTCAAATGACGATATTTCTTTAGAAAATAATAAACAAGGTAATTAA
- a CDS encoding ABC transporter permease: protein MFRYVIKRIIFALFALFILLTIIFFLMSLLPIIPLQRNPRETEEQYQQALEAAGLTKPLIQRYFDYWGNLFHGNLGLIYGKSTTIQQEVFPRLPNTMYIALIAYVLSIIIGFTFGFIAAIYRGKWQDTAVNILSVIFISVPSFVIGIMLLKLAGVIGLPLKFLNFGDANWDFSNFIKSSIMPILSLTFGLASTLTYYVRNEVVDILNQDYIKTARSKGVGTFGILFKHVFRNALIPALSILGPSLLVSISGSIVLEQMYGVSGIATVLVNSIQTNQVNIVMFQALFLSSLYFLISIILDVIYTLIDPRIKLSVENNTSWLTNLISYEKRIRWHQKLNKVSNDSYQVILDNSDFHNYLMTNNIINYKNKTVLVEDFCYEKFSIKKDINYLVLNKNIFKVRKEVTKVNE from the coding sequence ATGTTCAGATATGTGATTAAAAGAATAATATTTGCACTTTTTGCATTATTTATCTTATTAACTATTATTTTCTTTCTAATGTCTTTATTGCCTATTATTCCATTACAAAGAAATCCAAGAGAAACTGAAGAACAATATCAGCAAGCACTTGAAGCAGCTGGTTTGACTAAGCCATTGATTCAAAGATATTTTGATTATTGGGGAAATTTATTTCATGGTAATTTAGGTTTAATATATGGTAAATCAACAACAATCCAACAAGAAGTTTTTCCGAGATTGCCAAATACAATGTATATTGCTTTAATTGCTTATGTTTTATCAATCATAATTGGTTTCACATTTGGTTTTATTGCTGCAATTTATCGTGGTAAATGACAAGATACAGCCGTAAACATTTTATCTGTTATATTTATATCTGTTCCATCATTTGTAATTGGAATTATGTTATTAAAATTAGCAGGTGTCATTGGATTACCATTAAAGTTTTTAAATTTTGGAGATGCAAATTGAGATTTTTCTAATTTTATAAAATCATCAATTATGCCAATCTTATCGCTTACTTTTGGTTTGGCATCAACATTAACTTATTATGTTCGCAATGAAGTTGTGGATATTTTAAATCAAGATTATATTAAAACTGCAAGATCAAAAGGAGTAGGAACTTTTGGAATTTTATTTAAGCATGTTTTTAGAAATGCTTTAATTCCAGCATTATCAATTTTGGGTCCAAGTTTATTAGTTTCTATTAGTGGTTCAATTGTTTTAGAACAAATGTATGGTGTGTCAGGTATTGCAACAGTTTTAGTTAATTCAATACAAACAAATCAAGTTAATATTGTTATGTTTCAAGCACTATTCTTATCTAGTTTATATTTTTTGATTTCAATTATATTAGATGTTATTTACACTTTAATCGATCCAAGAATAAAATTATCTGTAGAAAATAATACTTCATGATTGACAAATCTTATTTCTTATGAAAAAAGAATTCGTTGACATCAAAAATTGAACAAAGTATCTAATGATTCTTATCAAGTTATTTTAGATAATTCTGATTTTCATAATTATTTAATGACAAATAATATTATTAATTACAAAAATAAAACAGTTCTTGTTGAAGATTTCTGTTATGAAAAATTTTCAATTAAAAAAGATATTAATTATTTAGTTTTAAATAAAAATATCTTCAAAGTTAGAAAGGAGGTTACAAAAGTAAATGAATAA
- a CDS encoding ATP-binding cassette domain-containing protein, protein MNSSNNLSNKSSRLFLEVENLNMLFKIRGTLFQALNNISFKVNKGDFFGIIGESGSGKSTTGKCIIRLNQPTGGRIEVDNHLLSNKRLSRRTNKWLRKNVQMIFQDPMASLNPTKNILQIISEPLIISKIIYKNTYDYFLKINKVSQYFHYNFIVKQAELSYEFKQNYLKKFTNIISSFNMKLKKTIDENKYKSYNDQHNLLLSHYDDLVNEVQNLVSSIYDYVDSYKQIIQNNFINYDEKKFEKVDLDLDNSKKNLNLRKKELKYSLDGLNKLNEIKQIKSEIKNLKIQMDETYKHKNYGYIKSWESTVLSKIKFLKQNVRSSKNFVDEIYFQLNLVLSKHTLSFVKLLKNNIYLDENYITTTINNVNEYLTNLYSPLIDYYIGKNQSFDNTLNVQEKLLIIKNLKAVLNFARFNYLTFKNNQSLSYQEYIFNIDKIFDNNLKNEEIYTLLSSHDYFNKFEKIIKELNSIVNSSKNISSETFKVFNTQIKNKKNILIEMNAEYKKEIKKHHFDLQKHKRDVYFDNVTLAKNDLKNAEKERKSKIDFFLNNYWIKFVDKNKENLKNLKKLNLELKKEFIEFKQLFKYTTNHLKHIAHKEKKKFVSNVVGEFKLRIKTLNAIHFEYKTATKETWYYKQLYTWKPWFTWFLYFVFVHLIKRDSVYKALESVGLKREHAYRYPHEFSGGQRQRIVIARALITEPKLIIADEPISALDVSIQAQIINILKELAEKNQITVLFIAHDLSMVNYVCNRAIIMHQGRILEQGNVDSIFSNPIHPYTKSLIRATPKLSRVHVNLSSFDEKLNYEKDWSLTNQPKFIQINNSNDHFVFGTSSQVEEWTKQNWSID, encoded by the coding sequence ATGAATAGTTCAAATAATTTATCAAACAAAAGTAGTAGATTATTTCTTGAAGTTGAAAATCTTAACATGTTGTTCAAAATTAGAGGAACATTGTTTCAAGCTTTAAATAACATTAGTTTTAAAGTTAATAAAGGTGATTTTTTTGGAATAATCGGCGAATCAGGAAGTGGAAAATCAACAACTGGAAAATGTATTATTAGATTAAACCAACCTACTGGCGGAAGAATAGAAGTTGACAATCATTTATTATCTAATAAACGTTTAAGCAGAAGAACTAATAAATGATTAAGAAAAAACGTTCAAATGATTTTTCAAGATCCAATGGCTTCTTTAAATCCAACTAAAAATATCTTGCAAATTATTTCTGAACCTTTAATTATTAGCAAAATTATTTACAAAAATACATATGATTATTTTTTAAAAATAAATAAAGTTTCTCAATATTTTCATTACAATTTCATTGTTAAACAAGCAGAATTAAGTTATGAATTTAAACAAAATTATTTAAAAAAATTCACAAATATTATTTCTAGCTTTAACATGAAGCTAAAAAAAACAATTGATGAAAATAAATATAAATCTTATAATGACCAACACAATCTTTTGTTATCACATTATGATGATTTAGTAAATGAAGTGCAAAATTTAGTAAGTTCAATTTATGATTATGTTGATAGTTATAAACAAATTATTCAAAATAATTTTATAAATTACGATGAAAAAAAATTTGAAAAAGTAGATTTAGATTTAGACAATTCTAAAAAGAATTTAAATTTGAGAAAAAAAGAACTTAAATATTCTCTAGATGGTTTAAACAAATTAAATGAAATTAAACAAATTAAATCAGAAATCAAAAATTTAAAAATTCAAATGGATGAAACATATAAACATAAAAATTATGGTTATATTAAAAGTTGAGAATCAACAGTTTTAAGTAAAATTAAATTCTTGAAGCAAAATGTAAGATCATCAAAAAATTTTGTAGATGAAATTTATTTTCAACTTAATTTAGTTTTGTCAAAACATACTTTAAGTTTTGTTAAATTATTAAAAAATAATATTTATTTAGATGAAAATTATATTACAACTACTATTAATAATGTTAATGAATATTTAACAAATTTATATAGTCCATTGATAGATTATTACATTGGTAAAAACCAATCATTTGACAATACACTAAATGTTCAAGAAAAATTATTAATTATTAAAAATTTAAAGGCAGTTTTAAATTTTGCAAGATTTAATTATTTAACTTTTAAAAATAATCAAAGTTTATCTTATCAAGAATATATTTTTAATATTGATAAAATTTTTGATAACAATTTAAAAAATGAAGAAATATATACTTTGTTATCTTCGCATGATTATTTTAATAAATTTGAAAAAATAATTAAAGAATTAAATTCTATTGTTAATTCGAGCAAAAATATTAGTTCTGAAACATTTAAAGTTTTTAATACACAAATAAAAAATAAAAAAAATATTTTAATTGAAATGAATGCTGAATATAAAAAGGAAATAAAAAAACATCATTTTGATTTGCAAAAACATAAACGAGATGTTTATTTTGATAATGTAACATTAGCAAAAAATGATTTAAAAAATGCTGAAAAAGAAAGAAAATCAAAAATAGATTTTTTCTTAAACAATTATTGAATTAAATTTGTTGATAAAAACAAAGAAAATTTAAAAAATTTAAAAAAATTAAATTTGGAATTAAAGAAAGAATTTATAGAATTTAAACAATTATTTAAATACACAACTAACCATTTAAAACATATTGCTCATAAAGAAAAGAAAAAATTTGTTTCTAATGTTGTTGGTGAATTTAAATTAAGGATTAAAACTTTGAATGCAATTCATTTTGAATATAAAACTGCAACTAAAGAAACATGATACTATAAACAACTTTATACATGAAAACCATGATTTACATGATTTTTATATTTTGTTTTTGTTCACTTGATTAAACGAGATAGTGTATACAAAGCATTAGAAAGTGTGGGCTTGAAACGCGAACATGCTTATAGATATCCGCATGAATTTTCGGGTGGTCAACGACAAAGAATAGTTATTGCAAGAGCTCTTATAACTGAACCTAAATTAATTATTGCTGATGAACCTATTTCTGCTTTAGATGTTTCAATTCAAGCACAAATAATTAATATTCTTAAAGAATTAGCTGAAAAAAATCAAATTACTGTTTTATTTATTGCCCATGATCTTTCAATGGTTAATTATGTATGTAATCGTGCGATTATCATGCATCAAGGGAGAATTCTAGAACAAGGTAATGTAGATTCTATTTTTAGCAATCCAATTCATCCATATACTAAATCACTAATCAGAGCCACACCTAAATTATCTAGGGTGCATGTCAATTTATCATCATTTGATGAAAAATTAAATTATGAAAAAGATTGAAGTTTAACAAATCAACCTAAATTTATTCAAATTAATAATTCTAATGATCATTTCGTTTTTGGAACTTCAAGTCAAGTGGAAGAATGAACAAAACAAAATTGAAGCATTGATTAA